A genome region from Leifsonia sp. Root112D2 includes the following:
- a CDS encoding ABC transporter substrate-binding protein has protein sequence MRKRFVVPAIFAVAALALTGCVNNTPETGSSTKPSDSTTISKDTAAAALLPDAVKTSGQLQVGVDATYPPNESKDASGKAVGWDIDLFNAVSAKLGVKAVYNIAGFDTIIPNITGGKFDVGVSSFTDTAEREKQVDFVNYYSAGILWASAKDKPAVDPDNACGLKVAVESGTVEEQAEVPAKSKACTDAGKAAIQILKFDGQDQATNAVVLGQADAMSADSPITEYAISKSNGKLQIAGKTFEVAPYGFAVDKGSKLGDAIEKALQALVDDGTYMKVLTKWGVEDGALKTITINATTKG, from the coding sequence ATGAGAAAACGATTTGTGGTCCCCGCGATTTTCGCGGTCGCCGCGCTTGCCCTCACCGGCTGCGTCAACAACACCCCTGAGACGGGCAGCTCGACGAAGCCGAGCGACTCGACGACCATCAGCAAGGACACTGCCGCCGCAGCCCTGCTGCCCGACGCGGTGAAGACATCCGGTCAGCTGCAGGTCGGCGTCGACGCGACATACCCGCCGAACGAGTCCAAGGACGCCAGTGGCAAGGCTGTCGGCTGGGACATCGACCTCTTCAACGCCGTCAGTGCCAAGCTCGGTGTGAAGGCCGTGTACAACATCGCCGGCTTCGACACGATCATCCCGAATATCACCGGCGGCAAGTTCGACGTCGGCGTCTCCTCCTTCACTGACACTGCCGAGCGTGAGAAGCAGGTGGACTTCGTCAACTACTACTCGGCAGGCATCCTGTGGGCGTCGGCGAAAGACAAGCCCGCCGTCGACCCTGACAACGCGTGCGGCCTGAAGGTCGCCGTTGAGTCGGGCACCGTCGAGGAGCAGGCGGAGGTTCCCGCGAAGTCGAAGGCATGCACGGATGCCGGCAAGGCCGCCATCCAGATTCTCAAGTTCGACGGCCAGGACCAGGCGACGAACGCAGTAGTGCTCGGCCAGGCGGATGCGATGAGTGCCGACTCCCCGATCACCGAGTACGCGATATCGAAGTCGAACGGCAAGCTGCAGATCGCCGGCAAGACGTTCGAGGTGGCCCCGTACGGTTTCGCTGTCGACAAGGGGTCCAAGCTGGGCGACGCCATCGAGAAGGCGCTGCAGGCGCTCGTGGATGACGGCACCTACATGAAGGTCCTGACGAAGTGGGGCGTTGAGGACGGCGCACTGAAGACGATCACGATCAACGCCACGACCAAGGGCTAA
- a CDS encoding amino acid ABC transporter permease, with the protein MMSEAGSGRSATGNVPSPDGADEAEVIKAVKLRHPWRALIAAVLIIYLIAFLWDAASRKAFQWDIFAKYLFDQRISEAALNTLQLTVYSMVIAIVLALILAVMRLSSNPVFKSIAWFYLWIFRGTPVYVQLTFWGLLSVIYPTLTLGLPFLPPLVALPTQGTLSFFTLAIIGLALNEAAYLAEIVRAGILSVDRGQEEAATALGMSWSQTMWRIVIPQSMRIIIPPTGNEVISMLKTTSLVTAVPYSFDLFTRSRDIASTLFAPIPLLVVASVWYLAITSVLMVGQYFLEKRFARGVGAARPDKGDGASVTGSTAAIQVDAHGSEHTK; encoded by the coding sequence ATGATGTCCGAGGCAGGCTCCGGCCGTTCGGCGACGGGCAACGTTCCGTCGCCGGACGGCGCCGACGAGGCTGAGGTGATCAAGGCGGTCAAGCTGCGGCATCCGTGGCGCGCCCTCATCGCTGCCGTTCTGATCATTTACCTGATTGCGTTCCTCTGGGATGCGGCGTCGCGCAAGGCGTTCCAGTGGGACATCTTCGCCAAGTATCTCTTCGATCAGCGCATCTCGGAGGCAGCGCTCAATACGCTGCAGCTCACGGTGTATTCGATGGTCATCGCGATTGTTCTCGCGCTCATCCTGGCGGTGATGCGGCTCTCCTCGAACCCCGTCTTCAAGAGCATCGCCTGGTTCTACCTCTGGATCTTCCGCGGAACACCGGTCTACGTGCAGCTGACCTTCTGGGGGCTGCTGTCTGTCATCTACCCCACGCTGACGCTCGGGTTGCCGTTTCTGCCGCCGCTGGTGGCGTTGCCCACCCAGGGAACGCTGAGTTTCTTCACGCTCGCCATCATCGGTCTGGCGCTCAACGAAGCCGCGTACCTGGCCGAGATCGTGCGCGCAGGCATCCTGTCGGTCGATCGCGGCCAAGAGGAGGCCGCGACGGCACTCGGCATGAGTTGGTCGCAGACGATGTGGCGCATCGTGATTCCGCAGTCAATGCGCATCATCATTCCGCCCACCGGTAACGAGGTCATCTCGATGCTGAAGACCACCTCGCTCGTCACGGCGGTGCCGTACAGCTTCGATCTGTTCACGCGATCGCGGGACATCGCGTCCACGCTGTTCGCGCCGATTCCGTTGCTGGTGGTGGCATCCGTCTGGTACCTCGCCATCACGTCTGTGCTCATGGTGGGGCAGTACTTTCTCGAGAAGCGTTTCGCGCGCGGCGTCGGCGCGGCCAGGCCCGACAAAGGCGACGGTGCCTCGGTCACGGGGTCGACGGCTGCAATACAGGTGGATGCCCACGGTTCGGAGCACACGAAATGA
- a CDS encoding amino acid ABC transporter ATP-binding protein: MTDVPMVEAVQVSKSFGSNRVLRSISLTVAKGEVLCMVGPSGSGKSTFLRCINHLETVDAGRLRVDGTLVGYRERGDKLHELKPKEAAGQRRDIGMVFQRFNLFPHMTALENVIEAPMRVNKVSRSKAVARGKDLLAQVGLAEKTGSYPAHLSGGQQQRVAIARALAMDPKLMLFDEPTSALDPELVGEVLDVMKGLAQTGMTMIVVTHEMGFAREVADSLVFMDGGVVVESGDPREVLGNPQHQRTKAFLSKVL; encoded by the coding sequence ATGACCGACGTTCCCATGGTGGAGGCCGTGCAGGTCTCCAAGAGTTTCGGCTCGAACCGCGTGCTCAGGAGCATCTCGCTGACTGTCGCCAAGGGCGAGGTGCTGTGCATGGTCGGGCCGAGCGGCTCGGGCAAGTCCACCTTTCTGCGGTGCATCAACCACCTCGAGACCGTGGATGCCGGTCGGCTGCGGGTCGACGGAACGCTCGTCGGTTACCGCGAGAGGGGCGACAAGCTGCACGAACTCAAGCCGAAGGAGGCGGCCGGTCAGCGTCGCGACATCGGCATGGTGTTCCAGCGGTTCAACCTGTTTCCACACATGACGGCACTGGAGAACGTGATCGAGGCACCCATGCGGGTGAACAAGGTCTCTCGGTCGAAGGCGGTGGCGCGAGGCAAGGACTTGCTCGCCCAGGTAGGACTGGCCGAAAAGACCGGCTCATACCCGGCGCACCTGAGCGGCGGACAGCAGCAGCGCGTGGCGATAGCCCGGGCGCTGGCCATGGACCCGAAGCTCATGCTCTTCGACGAGCCCACCTCGGCCCTCGACCCCGAACTTGTCGGTGAGGTTCTGGATGTCATGAAGGGGCTGGCGCAGACCGGCATGACCATGATCGTGGTCACCCACGAGATGGGCTTCGCACGCGAGGTGGCCGACTCGCTGGTGTTCATGGACGGCGGCGTCGTGGTGGAGTCGGGCGATCCCCGCGAGGTGCTCGGCAACCCGCAGCACCAGCGCACCAAGGCGTTCCTGTCGAAGGTGCTGTAG
- a CDS encoding magnesium transporter CorA family protein encodes MPRTRLYRNGALERDDVPWSQTLELLHDETAVLWIDYVAPSEEQLAQLAQALQLHPLAIESAMHPHQRPKLERYNTHQFMAAYVLALPEGVVDLQRHEVDAFITQRALVTVRADESFSMVPVLETWDAHTEIASCGVDFLLWGLLDVIVDTHFDTVQRLDDAIELLEDNVLDTTPDIRMIQERSYRVRKNLVLMRQLTVPMRDVVSSLLHRNVDLDRQVLQPYFQDLYDHVLRAADWTDSLRDLVSTVIDTNLTNQSNRMNLVMKKVTSWAAIIAVPTLVTGFFGQNVLFPLLNTVAGFWVSSGIMAASAVTLYIQFRRLDWL; translated from the coding sequence ATGCCCCGCACCCGGCTCTATCGCAATGGCGCACTCGAACGCGACGACGTGCCCTGGTCCCAGACCCTTGAGTTGTTGCACGATGAGACCGCCGTGCTGTGGATCGACTACGTCGCCCCCAGCGAGGAGCAGCTCGCGCAACTCGCGCAGGCGTTGCAGTTGCATCCGCTCGCGATCGAAAGCGCCATGCATCCGCACCAGCGCCCCAAGCTGGAGCGCTACAACACCCACCAATTCATGGCGGCATATGTTTTGGCCCTGCCCGAGGGGGTAGTCGATCTGCAGCGACACGAGGTGGATGCCTTCATCACCCAGCGAGCACTGGTCACGGTACGCGCCGACGAGAGCTTTTCGATGGTGCCCGTTCTCGAAACCTGGGACGCCCATACCGAGATCGCAAGCTGCGGGGTCGACTTTCTGCTCTGGGGGCTGCTCGATGTCATCGTCGACACGCACTTCGACACCGTGCAGCGACTGGACGACGCGATCGAGCTGCTGGAAGACAATGTGCTCGACACCACACCCGATATCCGCATGATTCAGGAGCGCTCCTATCGTGTGCGCAAGAATCTCGTTCTGATGCGCCAGCTCACGGTTCCGATGCGCGACGTGGTCTCCTCACTGCTGCACCGTAACGTCGACCTGGATCGCCAGGTGCTTCAGCCGTATTTTCAGGATCTCTACGATCACGTGCTGCGCGCCGCCGACTGGACCGATTCCCTGCGCGATCTTGTGAGCACCGTCATCGACACCAACCTCACTAATCAGAGCAACCGCATGAACCTGGTGATGAAGAAGGTCACGAGCTGGGCGGCCATCATCGCCGTTCCCACACTCGTCACCGGCTTCTTCGGGCAGAATGTGCTCTTCCCGCTGTTGAACACGGTGGCGGGTTTCTGGGTGTCATCCGGCATCATGGCGGCGAGCGCCGTGACGCTCTACATTCAGTTCCGGCGCCTCGACTGGCTGTAG